The proteins below come from a single Acidimicrobiia bacterium genomic window:
- the radA gene encoding DNA repair protein RadA, with translation MASSTSLGSARPRRVYVCSSCGHSYPKWTGNCAQCREWNTLEETVVAGGNASVQVVVSRGKAVPLTEVERVTATAQTTGVAELDRALSGGLVPGSVTLLGGEPGIGKSTLTMQLAASWASQGRRVLLVSAEESAAQVGQRAERLNALHDDLWLATDAAVEAVVEQLDELAPELLIVDSIQTVHIEGAGATPGTPGQVRACAHRLVAEAKTRNMATILVGHLVKDGSLAGPKVLEHVVDTVVELSGDRHHALRLLRVAKNRFGPTDALGVFEMSMEGLSSVKDPSRLFLVDRATESPGSVVFPALEGHRPLLVELQALVVPSTTPHPRRSSQGIDARRLALLLAVLERWAGLPLGSVDVFVGAVGGVAVTEPGADLPLALAVASAATGRPLNPDTVACGEVGLGGEIRQVSRSEQRLGEAHRLGFRTAVIPLSAPEPPEGMRAIRVATVAEAVKVALQADRSFPEEISRQ, from the coding sequence ATGGCTTCATCTACATCACTTGGTTCGGCTCGCCCTCGGCGGGTATATGTATGTTCATCGTGTGGGCACTCCTACCCCAAGTGGACAGGAAATTGCGCACAGTGTCGCGAGTGGAACACCCTTGAAGAAACGGTGGTAGCGGGAGGTAACGCTTCCGTCCAGGTGGTGGTCTCCCGAGGAAAAGCAGTACCGCTAACCGAGGTAGAGCGGGTCACCGCTACCGCCCAAACTACCGGGGTGGCAGAACTCGACCGAGCACTGTCAGGTGGTTTAGTGCCCGGGTCGGTCACCTTGTTGGGTGGCGAGCCAGGTATCGGCAAATCTACGTTGACCATGCAACTGGCCGCCTCGTGGGCCAGCCAAGGGCGCCGAGTGTTGTTGGTGAGCGCAGAAGAATCAGCGGCTCAAGTAGGGCAAAGGGCAGAACGTCTCAACGCTTTACATGACGACCTTTGGCTCGCTACCGATGCGGCGGTAGAAGCGGTAGTAGAGCAACTCGACGAACTGGCTCCCGAGTTGCTGATCGTGGACTCTATCCAGACGGTGCATATCGAAGGAGCGGGGGCCACCCCGGGCACACCCGGGCAAGTACGCGCTTGTGCCCACCGGTTGGTGGCTGAAGCCAAAACAAGAAACATGGCCACTATTTTGGTGGGGCACTTGGTGAAAGACGGGTCGCTAGCCGGGCCCAAAGTCCTCGAACACGTTGTAGATACGGTGGTGGAGCTTTCTGGCGATCGCCACCATGCCTTACGACTGTTGCGGGTGGCCAAAAATCGTTTTGGTCCCACCGACGCTTTGGGGGTGTTCGAAATGAGCATGGAGGGTTTGAGTTCCGTAAAAGACCCCAGCCGACTCTTTTTGGTTGATCGGGCCACCGAATCACCGGGGTCGGTGGTTTTCCCTGCTTTAGAGGGCCACCGCCCGCTGCTCGTTGAGTTGCAAGCCTTGGTGGTACCTTCAACCACCCCGCATCCGCGACGCTCCTCACAGGGGATCGACGCTCGTCGGTTGGCGTTGTTGTTGGCTGTGTTAGAGCGGTGGGCCGGGCTGCCTTTAGGTTCGGTAGATGTTTTTGTGGGAGCGGTAGGCGGAGTAGCGGTCACCGAGCCCGGGGCCGATCTGCCGTTGGCTTTGGCGGTGGCTTCTGCGGCCACCGGCCGGCCGCTTAACCCGGACACGGTGGCTTGTGGCGAGGTCGGCCTGGGCGGAGAAATTCGTCAAGTAAGCCGTAGTGAGCAACGTTTAGGAGAAGCCCACCGGTTGGGGTTTCGTACCGCAGTGATTCCTCTGTCGGCCCCCGAACCGCCGGAAGGCATGCGGGCGATTCGGGTAGCCACGGTGGCCGAAGCAGTAAAAGTCGCTCTACAAGCAGACCGCTCTTTCCCCGAAGAGATTTCTCGGCAATAA
- the nadB gene encoding L-aspartate oxidase, with protein MAPVEQPLDLLVIGSGVAGLSAAILAADLGLAVGVVTKGQLEQTTTRWAQGGVAAVLSGDPDSTDLHLADTLAAGVGLCDEKAVRILVDEGPGRVLDLIARGAVFDRDETGKLLLAQEGGHSTARVVHAGGAATGVEIERALVAAVKATATELRENHFVTDLIVEDGRCVGVQVLDQHGENHQVRAPQVLLAAGGAGQLFAVTTNPLEATGDGVAMALRAGVAVADVEFVQFHPTALHHDRMPRPLLSEALRGHGALLRDRDGESFVDELAPRDVVSRAMTQRMFDQEVEHLWLDATGLASFSTRFPTIADDLEKLGLDPAKDWLPVAPAAHYLCGGVLTDLQGASSLPGLWAAGEVACVGVHGANRLASNSLLDGMVYGARVVEAVAAGKGGPEATGPLAALLTPEETTRPGVKKLSVCFPAMTGSDDPQGLRKELQQTMTRYAGVVRNENSLTEAVSRINALAVRCPKATDSPAAAETTNLITLATALVAAALARQESRGAHTRQDFLATDPAFTLRLVVNA; from the coding sequence ATGGCTCCTGTTGAGCAACCACTTGATTTATTGGTGATAGGAAGCGGAGTAGCGGGCCTCTCGGCGGCAATATTGGCCGCCGATCTAGGTTTAGCCGTCGGGGTGGTAACCAAAGGGCAATTAGAACAAACCACCACCCGTTGGGCGCAAGGAGGGGTAGCAGCCGTTTTGAGTGGCGACCCTGACTCCACCGACCTCCACCTGGCAGACACCCTGGCCGCCGGGGTCGGGCTATGTGACGAAAAAGCAGTCAGGATTTTAGTTGACGAAGGGCCCGGTCGGGTACTGGACCTCATCGCCCGAGGCGCAGTGTTCGACCGTGACGAAACAGGAAAACTTCTACTGGCCCAAGAGGGCGGGCACTCCACGGCCCGGGTGGTTCACGCGGGAGGAGCCGCCACCGGAGTAGAGATTGAACGAGCGCTGGTAGCGGCCGTCAAAGCCACCGCTACCGAATTACGCGAAAACCATTTCGTTACCGACTTGATTGTGGAAGACGGCCGGTGCGTGGGAGTACAAGTTCTTGACCAGCACGGAGAAAACCACCAGGTGAGGGCTCCTCAAGTTTTGTTAGCGGCCGGCGGGGCAGGGCAACTGTTCGCCGTCACCACCAACCCTTTGGAAGCCACCGGCGACGGGGTCGCTATGGCCCTTCGAGCAGGGGTGGCGGTGGCCGACGTAGAGTTTGTGCAGTTCCACCCCACGGCGCTTCACCACGACCGCATGCCGCGACCCTTGCTTTCTGAAGCACTGCGGGGCCACGGAGCACTGTTGCGAGACCGTGACGGAGAGTCGTTCGTCGACGAATTGGCGCCCCGAGATGTGGTGTCTCGGGCCATGACCCAGCGCATGTTTGACCAAGAAGTAGAACACCTCTGGCTAGACGCCACCGGGCTGGCCTCTTTTTCAACCCGTTTCCCGACCATTGCGGACGATCTCGAAAAACTCGGTTTAGACCCGGCAAAAGATTGGTTACCGGTGGCCCCGGCCGCGCATTACCTGTGTGGCGGGGTGTTAACCGATTTGCAAGGAGCCTCAAGCCTGCCCGGTCTTTGGGCGGCAGGCGAGGTGGCTTGCGTGGGGGTACACGGGGCAAACCGCTTGGCCTCAAACTCGCTACTGGACGGGATGGTTTATGGAGCCCGGGTCGTGGAGGCCGTGGCTGCCGGAAAAGGCGGCCCGGAAGCTACGGGCCCACTGGCCGCTCTTCTGACGCCCGAAGAGACGACTCGCCCCGGGGTAAAAAAATTGTCGGTGTGTTTTCCGGCCATGACGGGAAGCGACGACCCGCAAGGTCTACGAAAAGAACTACAACAAACCATGACCCGCTATGCCGGGGTAGTTCGTAACGAGAACTCACTGACCGAAGCAGTTTCCCGCATTAACGCTTTGGCTGTCCGTTGCCCCAAAGCCACCGACAGCCCGGCGGCCGCAGAAACAACAAACCTCATCACCTTGGCCACGGCTCTGGTGGCGGCCGCTTTGGCCCGCCAAGAATCACGAGGTGCCCACACCAGGCAAGATTTTTTGGCCACTGACCCCGCATTTACCCTCCGTTTAGTGGTCAACGCATGA
- a CDS encoding Crp/Fnr family transcriptional regulator has translation MPDTTFFQETLLFAGLDPSALAPIVDQSVDRELLRGDVIFRENDKPDELYIVHSGRIAIANKSIDGRESMVALMESGDLFGEMGLFDGHGRSAEARALETSIVTCIPYAPVRALYENDPRLLWRVVDMLAGRLRNMDEALADSVFLDVTGRTAKRLLELAGQSDEFSLPITQEELAGMVGASRERVNKAIASFIRLGWIEQIDRTYRITNREQLVIRSH, from the coding sequence ATGCCAGACACCACCTTTTTCCAAGAGACTTTGCTGTTCGCTGGACTTGACCCGTCCGCGCTCGCACCGATTGTTGACCAGTCAGTTGACCGCGAGCTGCTTCGCGGCGACGTGATTTTTCGCGAAAATGACAAACCCGACGAGCTCTACATTGTTCATTCTGGGCGCATTGCCATTGCCAATAAGTCCATTGATGGACGGGAATCAATGGTGGCATTAATGGAATCGGGTGACCTTTTCGGAGAAATGGGCCTCTTCGATGGCCATGGACGGTCTGCGGAAGCTCGGGCCCTTGAGACCTCTATCGTGACCTGCATTCCTTACGCCCCGGTGCGGGCCCTCTACGAAAATGATCCCCGCCTTTTGTGGCGAGTGGTTGACATGCTGGCCGGGCGACTACGCAACATGGACGAAGCCTTAGCGGATTCTGTGTTTTTAGATGTCACCGGTCGTACCGCAAAACGCTTGTTGGAATTAGCTGGCCAAAGTGATGAGTTTTCTCTCCCCATTACTCAAGAAGAATTAGCGGGCATGGTAGGGGCCTCACGCGAACGGGTCAACAAAGCCATTGCCTCGTTTATTCGTTTGGGGTGGATTGAACAGATTGACCGCACCTACCGCATTACTAACCGCGAACAACTGGTCATTCGCTCTCACTAG
- the lysS gene encoding lysine--tRNA ligase, which translates to MSEQAIPHRFDPTDHAGDLQKTYAELADGESTGVEVTVAGRLMLKRDQGRLVFGTLQDATGRIQLFAQEKTTPEFPDFSALHLGDWVGVTGEVIKTRRGELSVRVAQWVRLAEARRSFPDKWHGISDTDTRYRQRYVDLWVTEEARQTFLLRSKVMSLTRRWLEEKDFLEVETPVFHPIPGGALARPFTTHHNALDLDLYLRIAPELYLKRLVVGGFERVFEIARVFRNEGLSTRHNPEFTMLELYQAYADYTDIMVLVEELVAHLAQEILGTTSLTYDGQELDLSVPWRRATMRELLLEHAGLDVDLATPREELVAMCEQHEVPVKDHYGSGKLILELYEKTTEAKLWGPIFVTDYPQEVSPLSRDHRDQPGWVERFEGIVAGRELCNAFSELVDPEEQRNRFSAQESEKAAGDAEAMVVDEDYLRALDYGLPPTGGLGIGMDRLVMLLADTTAIRDVILFPTLRPEQGLAD; encoded by the coding sequence ATGAGCGAACAAGCCATTCCGCACCGTTTTGACCCCACCGACCATGCGGGGGATTTACAAAAAACTTACGCCGAGTTGGCCGATGGAGAAAGCACCGGAGTAGAGGTCACGGTGGCCGGGCGGCTCATGCTTAAACGCGATCAAGGGCGCTTAGTTTTTGGCACCCTGCAAGACGCCACGGGACGCATTCAACTTTTCGCTCAAGAAAAAACCACTCCAGAGTTTCCTGACTTCAGTGCGCTGCATTTAGGTGACTGGGTGGGGGTGACCGGTGAGGTCATTAAAACCCGACGGGGAGAACTTTCGGTAAGGGTGGCCCAATGGGTGCGCCTCGCAGAGGCCCGTCGATCGTTCCCCGACAAGTGGCATGGCATTTCAGATACCGACACCCGTTACCGCCAACGCTACGTAGACCTGTGGGTGACCGAAGAGGCCCGCCAGACTTTTTTATTGCGCAGCAAAGTGATGTCGCTGACTCGCCGCTGGCTAGAAGAAAAAGATTTCTTAGAAGTAGAAACCCCAGTATTTCACCCCATCCCCGGGGGTGCGTTAGCGCGACCTTTTACCACTCATCACAACGCGTTAGATCTGGACCTTTACTTGCGCATCGCCCCCGAGCTTTACCTAAAGCGCCTGGTGGTGGGCGGCTTTGAACGAGTTTTTGAGATCGCTCGGGTTTTTCGCAACGAAGGACTCTCTACCCGACACAACCCTGAGTTCACCATGTTGGAGCTCTACCAGGCGTACGCCGACTACACCGACATCATGGTGCTGGTCGAAGAGTTGGTAGCCCACTTGGCCCAAGAAATTTTAGGAACCACCAGCCTCACCTACGACGGGCAAGAGCTTGACCTCTCTGTTCCCTGGCGACGAGCCACCATGCGAGAACTACTTTTAGAACATGCCGGCCTTGATGTTGATTTAGCTACCCCACGTGAAGAGTTGGTGGCTATGTGCGAGCAGCATGAGGTGCCAGTAAAAGATCATTACGGATCGGGCAAACTAATTTTGGAACTCTACGAAAAAACCACCGAGGCCAAGTTATGGGGCCCTATTTTTGTTACCGACTACCCGCAAGAAGTATCACCGCTGTCCCGAGACCACCGAGACCAACCCGGTTGGGTAGAACGCTTTGAAGGCATCGTGGCTGGGCGAGAACTCTGCAACGCTTTTAGCGAGTTAGTGGACCCCGAGGAACAACGCAACCGCTTCTCGGCCCAAGAATCAGAAAAAGCAGCCGGCGACGCCGAAGCCATGGTGGTCGACGAAGACTATTTGCGAGCTTTGGACTACGGCCTGCCTCCCACCGGTGGGTTAGGTATCGGCATGGACCGTTTGGTCATGTTGCTGGCCGACACTACCGCTATTCGCGACGTGATTCTTTTTCCTACGTTGCGGCCCGAACAGGGTCTCGCTGACTAA
- a CDS encoding ATP-dependent Clp protease ATP-binding subunit, with product MFERFTDRARRVVVLAQEEARTLNHNYIGTEHILLGLIHEGEGVAARSLDSLGVSLEAVREQVEEIIGQGGQAPSGHIPFTPRAKKVLELSLREALQLGHNYIGTEHILLGLIREGEGVAAQVLSKLGADLSRVRQQVIQLLSGYSGSGSGPGSDAQEKSGATSGGSGGDASSGSVILDQFGRNMTQLARDNKLDPVIGRSRESERIMQVLSRRTKNNPVLIGEPGVGKTAIVEGLAQLIANDEVPETIHNKQLYTLDLGALVAGSRYRGDFEERLKKVLKEITTRGDIILFIDEIHTLVGAGAAEGAIDAASILKPMLARGELQTIGATTLDEYRKHFEKDAALERRFQPVKVDEPSVAHTIEILKGLRERYESHHRVTITDQALVAAANLADRYISDRFLPDKAIDLIDEAGSRMRIKRMRTPEDLRELESSLAEVTQKKKSAVEAQDFEEAGQLRDREKELQAEKEEREGEIRETGVDLFDEVDEESIAEVLSVWTGIPVYKLTEEETQKLLRMEDELHKRVIGQEDAIKAVSQAIRRTRAGLKDPKRPSGSFIFLGPSGVGKTELSKALAEFLFGDETALIALDMSEYMEKHTVSRLVGSPPGYVGYDEGGQLTEAVRRRPFSVVLFDEVEKAHPDVFNTLLQILEEGRLTDAQGRSVDFRNTVLIMTSNLGTADLRKANLGFTKNDEAVSYERMKAKVQDALKDHFRPEFLNRIDDTIVFHELSVEEVTRIVDLMVKRLAKQLAGQGMGLELTDAAKAHLAVQGYDPSMGARPLRRALQRLVEDPLSERLLHKEFRAGEIVIVDVEDDEENAGKQKIAFRTIEGFEPPTVEMAVEGAE from the coding sequence TTGTTCGAACGTTTTACTGACAGGGCCCGCAGGGTGGTGGTGTTAGCGCAAGAAGAGGCGCGCACCCTTAACCACAATTACATCGGAACCGAGCATATTTTGCTTGGTTTGATACATGAAGGCGAAGGGGTAGCAGCGCGTTCGCTGGACTCTCTTGGTGTGTCCCTTGAAGCAGTACGCGAACAGGTTGAAGAGATCATTGGCCAAGGCGGCCAAGCGCCCAGCGGCCACATCCCGTTTACTCCGCGAGCAAAAAAAGTTTTAGAACTTTCGTTGCGTGAAGCCCTTCAATTGGGCCACAACTACATCGGCACCGAACATATTTTGTTGGGCCTTATTCGCGAAGGCGAAGGGGTAGCCGCTCAGGTACTCAGCAAACTCGGCGCTGACCTTTCTCGGGTGCGCCAACAAGTTATTCAACTTTTGTCAGGATATTCCGGCAGCGGGAGCGGCCCGGGTTCCGATGCGCAAGAAAAAAGTGGCGCAACTTCTGGTGGCAGTGGCGGCGATGCTTCGTCAGGATCGGTCATCCTGGATCAATTCGGCCGCAACATGACGCAGCTGGCTCGCGACAATAAACTTGACCCGGTCATTGGCCGATCGCGTGAATCTGAGCGGATCATGCAAGTGCTTTCTCGACGTACAAAAAATAACCCAGTGCTGATTGGTGAACCAGGGGTCGGCAAGACAGCAATCGTGGAGGGCTTGGCGCAACTCATCGCTAACGATGAGGTCCCTGAAACCATTCACAACAAACAGCTCTACACCCTTGATTTAGGCGCCCTGGTAGCCGGAAGCCGCTACCGCGGAGACTTCGAAGAGCGGTTGAAGAAAGTATTGAAAGAAATCACCACCCGCGGCGACATCATTTTGTTCATCGACGAAATCCATACTTTGGTGGGCGCCGGTGCGGCTGAAGGAGCCATCGACGCAGCGTCCATTTTGAAGCCCATGTTGGCACGCGGAGAATTGCAAACCATCGGGGCCACCACTCTAGATGAATACCGTAAACATTTTGAAAAAGACGCCGCTCTGGAACGTCGTTTTCAACCGGTCAAGGTAGATGAACCTTCGGTGGCTCACACCATCGAAATTCTTAAAGGCCTGCGGGAACGTTACGAAAGCCATCATCGGGTAACCATTACCGATCAAGCGTTGGTGGCGGCCGCCAACTTGGCTGATCGCTATATTTCTGACCGCTTTTTGCCCGATAAGGCCATTGACCTTATTGATGAAGCAGGCTCACGTATGCGCATTAAGCGCATGCGTACCCCAGAAGACTTACGAGAACTTGAAAGCTCCCTCGCTGAGGTTACGCAGAAAAAGAAATCAGCGGTCGAAGCGCAAGACTTTGAAGAAGCAGGCCAACTCCGTGACCGCGAAAAAGAACTCCAAGCAGAAAAAGAAGAACGAGAAGGAGAAATTCGTGAAACCGGCGTCGACTTATTTGACGAGGTAGACGAAGAATCTATTGCAGAAGTTCTTTCCGTATGGACTGGCATACCGGTGTACAAGTTGACCGAAGAAGAGACACAGAAACTTCTTCGCATGGAAGACGAACTACATAAACGAGTCATCGGTCAAGAAGATGCCATTAAGGCAGTTAGCCAAGCGATCCGCCGCACTCGAGCGGGGTTAAAAGATCCGAAACGGCCTTCTGGTTCGTTTATTTTCTTAGGCCCTTCCGGGGTAGGCAAAACTGAGTTGTCTAAAGCATTGGCAGAGTTTTTGTTCGGCGATGAAACGGCCCTTATTGCGCTCGACATGTCGGAATACATGGAAAAACACACGGTAAGCCGTTTGGTTGGTTCCCCTCCGGGTTACGTGGGTTACGACGAAGGCGGCCAGTTGACCGAAGCGGTGCGCCGCCGCCCCTTCTCGGTGGTGTTGTTCGACGAGGTAGAAAAAGCTCACCCCGATGTGTTCAACACGCTGTTGCAGATCCTCGAAGAAGGCCGACTTACCGATGCGCAAGGAAGGTCGGTGGACTTCCGCAACACGGTACTCATCATGACCTCTAACTTGGGTACGGCCGACTTGCGCAAAGCCAACTTGGGCTTTACCAAAAATGATGAAGCGGTGAGCTACGAACGAATGAAAGCCAAAGTGCAAGATGCTTTGAAAGATCACTTCCGGCCAGAGTTCTTAAACCGTATTGACGACACCATTGTTTTCCATGAACTCAGCGTTGAAGAAGTCACCCGCATTGTGGACCTCATGGTCAAGCGTTTAGCCAAGCAATTGGCGGGCCAGGGCATGGGCCTTGAACTCACCGACGCCGCTAAAGCGCACTTGGCTGTCCAAGGCTATGACCCCTCAATGGGAGCCCGCCCCTTGCGGCGTGCTCTGCAACGATTGGTCGAGGACCCGCTCTCGGAGCGCCTTTTGCATAAAGAGTTCAGGGCCGGAGAAATAGTGATCGTCGATGTCGAAGATGACGAAGAAAACGCCGGTAAACAAAAAATCGCCTTCCGTACCATCGAAGGCTTCGAGCCCCCAACGGTCGAGATGGCAGTTGAGGGAGCGGAATAA
- a CDS encoding type III pantothenate kinase — protein MLLTIDVGNTQTVIGLYQDDDASGNGAGAGLLDHWRIATDADRTADEHAVIIRNLLEASDFAFDVDHVAMCAGVPRVLASLRQMIERHGNQEPVVIEPGVRTGMPILYDNPREVGADRIANAVAAFDLYGGPLVVVDFGTGNNFDVISAKGEFMGGAIAPGIEISLDALFGKAAALGAIELVEPRNVIGKSTKESLQSGAIYGFAAQIDGMVERFRAELDTCTVVATGGLAHLIAPVARTIEHVEPFLTLHGLRLVYQRNQELS, from the coding sequence ATGCTTTTGACCATTGACGTCGGCAACACCCAAACGGTCATCGGCCTCTACCAAGACGACGATGCTTCGGGCAACGGTGCCGGGGCGGGTTTGCTCGACCACTGGCGTATCGCCACCGATGCAGACCGCACCGCTGACGAACATGCAGTAATTATCCGCAACCTTTTAGAGGCATCGGACTTCGCCTTCGATGTAGATCACGTCGCCATGTGCGCCGGGGTGCCCCGAGTGTTGGCCAGTTTGCGCCAAATGATAGAACGCCACGGAAATCAAGAACCAGTGGTTATCGAACCCGGAGTACGCACCGGGATGCCCATCCTTTACGACAACCCTCGAGAAGTAGGAGCCGACCGTATTGCCAATGCGGTGGCCGCCTTCGACTTGTACGGCGGCCCACTGGTGGTGGTGGACTTCGGCACCGGCAACAACTTTGACGTGATTTCTGCCAAAGGTGAGTTCATGGGCGGCGCTATTGCCCCCGGTATTGAAATCAGTCTGGACGCCTTGTTCGGCAAGGCCGCTGCTCTGGGAGCTATTGAGTTGGTAGAGCCTCGAAACGTGATTGGGAAAAGCACCAAAGAGTCGCTGCAGTCGGGTGCCATTTACGGTTTCGCCGCACAAATAGATGGCATGGTGGAGCGCTTTCGGGCCGAACTTGACACCTGCACGGTGGTAGCTACCGGCGGCTTGGCTCATTTGATCGCTCCGGTGGCCCGCACTATTGAACACGTAGAACCATTTTTGACCCTGCATGGGCTGCGTCTCGTGTATCAACGCAACCAGGAGCTGAGTTGA
- a CDS encoding polyprenyl synthetase family protein, translating to MVFRGQMWAYPHPVASPSPLLALPGMAGDIERVNDELRRSVQSPDAFLTEVALHLISAGGKRVRPALAITTSLLPSSDPGPADHDVIRGGVAIELVHQGSLYHDDVMDGAETRRNVQSVNAKWGNREAILSGDFLLARASGIAADLGTEVAGLLADTIASLCEGQVRELQHTFDVDRSEEAYFQSISGKTAVLLAAAGRVGALVADHPRHLIEAVTSFGHFYGMAFQVIDDVLDVVATDEQLGKPAGNDLVEGVYTLPVIRALTGPAGQQLRHLLGGPLDAAARDQARDLVRQDEAMGSAMATAVDYTNRARSALNDLSPTPALATLQMTCDLLLDRANDVAGTHF from the coding sequence ATGGTTTTTCGCGGCCAGATGTGGGCGTATCCTCACCCCGTGGCCTCTCCTTCACCTCTCTTGGCGCTTCCCGGCATGGCCGGAGACATTGAGCGCGTAAACGATGAGCTTCGCCGGTCGGTGCAATCACCGGATGCCTTTTTGACGGAGGTGGCTTTGCATCTCATAAGCGCCGGGGGCAAACGGGTGCGCCCTGCCTTAGCCATCACTACTTCACTTTTGCCCAGCAGCGACCCGGGGCCCGCCGACCACGACGTTATTCGTGGTGGGGTAGCCATTGAGCTCGTGCATCAAGGTTCGCTTTACCACGACGATGTTATGGATGGTGCTGAAACGCGCCGCAATGTGCAGAGCGTCAACGCCAAATGGGGAAACCGAGAAGCCATTTTATCGGGCGACTTTTTGTTGGCTCGCGCTTCGGGGATCGCCGCCGATTTAGGCACCGAGGTCGCCGGGTTGCTCGCTGACACCATTGCCTCGCTTTGTGAAGGCCAAGTCCGTGAGCTGCAACACACCTTCGATGTTGACCGCAGCGAAGAGGCCTACTTTCAATCAATTTCCGGCAAAACCGCGGTGCTGTTGGCTGCTGCGGGCCGTGTAGGAGCCCTCGTGGCCGATCATCCCCGCCACTTGATTGAGGCCGTGACCTCCTTTGGACATTTCTACGGGATGGCCTTCCAAGTAATCGATGACGTACTTGACGTGGTGGCCACCGATGAGCAACTGGGTAAACCAGCAGGCAACGACCTTGTTGAAGGGGTTTACACTTTGCCGGTTATCCGTGCGCTGACTGGGCCTGCGGGCCAACAACTCCGCCACCTCTTGGGTGGTCCTCTTGACGCAGCCGCTCGCGACCAAGCCCGAGACTTGGTCCGTCAAGATGAAGCCATGGGCTCAGCGATGGCTACCGCAGTGGACTACACCAACCGGGCCCGTTCGGCGCTCAACGACCTCTCGCCCACCCCGGCGCTCGCTACGTTGCAGATGACCTGTGACCTCTTGCTTGATCGCGCCAACGACGTGGCCGGCACCCATTTTTAG
- the nadC gene encoding carboxylating nicotinate-nucleotide diphosphorylase yields MVLYLHPPQIEVEASVRRALQEDLTPLGDLTAALVPAEAKARGVLAARQDGVLAGTACATEAFRQIDATIAVTWEVAEGDKIEVGQVLARLEGPLATVLTAERTALNYLSHLSGIATVVARWVAEAAGGAVVWDTRKTTPGLRALEKAAVRAGGGANHRANLSDWVMLKDNHLTGTDISSAVAQAKQKWPGRTVHVECDSPEQAQEATAAGADALLLDNMTPAVVKECVAAAQAFEQQHGRRPLLEASGGITFDVLANYAATGVDCISSGALTNSAPALDIGLDL; encoded by the coding sequence ATGGTTTTGTACTTGCACCCCCCACAGATCGAAGTAGAGGCCTCGGTGCGTCGCGCCCTGCAAGAAGATCTCACTCCCTTAGGCGACCTCACGGCTGCCTTAGTGCCCGCCGAAGCAAAAGCCCGCGGCGTCCTGGCGGCCCGCCAAGATGGAGTACTGGCCGGAACCGCTTGCGCCACCGAAGCGTTCCGTCAAATTGACGCCACCATTGCGGTGACCTGGGAAGTTGCCGAAGGTGACAAAATAGAAGTCGGCCAAGTGTTGGCTCGCCTCGAAGGCCCGCTGGCTACCGTGCTTACCGCCGAACGGACCGCACTGAACTATCTCAGTCACCTCTCAGGTATCGCCACCGTGGTGGCCCGCTGGGTAGCCGAAGCGGCAGGCGGCGCCGTGGTGTGGGACACCCGTAAAACCACCCCAGGGTTACGGGCACTAGAAAAAGCCGCAGTGCGAGCCGGCGGGGGAGCCAACCACCGAGCCAACCTCAGCGACTGGGTGATGCTTAAAGACAACCACCTCACCGGGACCGATATTTCGTCAGCGGTGGCCCAAGCCAAACAAAAATGGCCCGGACGGACGGTGCACGTGGAATGCGATTCTCCAGAACAGGCGCAAGAGGCGACGGCGGCCGGGGCCGACGCTTTGCTCCTAGACAACATGACTCCAGCGGTGGTGAAAGAATGTGTGGCCGCCGCTCAAGCCTTTGAACAACAGCACGGAAGGCGCCCACTTCTTGAAGCCTCCGGGGGAATCACCTTTGATGTTCTGGCCAACTACGCCGCCACCGGAGTGGACTGTATTTCCAGCGGGGCTTTAACCAACAGCGCCCCGGCTTTAGATATTGGGCTAGATCTTTAA